Proteins encoded together in one Vitis vinifera cultivar Pinot Noir 40024 chromosome 4, ASM3070453v1 window:
- the LOC100247842 gene encoding phenylacetaldehyde synthase-like, with product MDYCCLWIKEPKLFVDSLSTASEYLRNNASESKKVIDYKDWQIALSRRFRAIKIWVVIRRHGLDNLMFHIRSDVNLAKRFETHVAKDPRFEVMVPRRFALVCFRLRPKEEGEGTELNLRLLMAVNGSGGAFMTHAVVGGIYIIRCAIGSTLTETRHVNSLWKLIQEKAQLVLKESGLALEEYQ from the coding sequence ATGGACTACTGTTGTCTATGGATTAAAGAACCAAAGCTATTTGTGGATTCATTATCAACTGCTTCTGAGTATCTGAGGAACAATGCAAGCGAATCAAAGAAGGTCATAGACTACAAAGATTGGCAAATAGCACTAAGCAGAAGATTCAGGGCCATCAAAATTTGGGTGGTGATTCGAAGGCATGGCTTAGACAACCTCATGTTCCATATACGCAGTGATGTAAACTTGGCCAAGCGATTTGAGACACATGTAGCCAAAGATCCCAGATTTGAGGTTATGGTGCCGAGAAGGTTTGCACTGGTGTGCTTCAGActgaggcccaaagaagaagGGGAGGGCACAGAGCTGAACTTAAGGCTACTAATGGCTGTCAATGGAAGTGGAGGTGCATTCATGACTCATGCAGTGGTGGGTGGGATTTATATCATACGCTGTGCAATTGGGTCCACGTTGACTGAGACTAGGCATGTTAATAGTCTATGGAAGCTCATTCAGGAAAAGGCTCAACTCGTACTAAAGGAGTCTGGTTTGGCATTGGAGGAATACCAGTAG